A stretch of the Muntiacus reevesi chromosome 8, mMunRee1.1, whole genome shotgun sequence genome encodes the following:
- the LOC136172984 gene encoding basic salivary proline-rich protein 3-like translates to MAAIILGQARAHPPGRASRWAPRDWPGPPPQLQSRRARGRWPRIWVPTPQSQRGARADWMSKVPPGGYPRLTPHARRRSGRTAQLAAGGGVLGRPLPRPDSPQGQPRRPGPRAARSAAAKTRRGGSERARSQLLRGPAAALGMLSAAAAPPSANSEARAPRPWGRERRRRRAGVVRHPRTAANFAASPELARARLLPYKPDQTQSPPPPPSQPESWRLRPPKCCRCRQPLPTSGGPTGKPSVAGAGGAAVGVRAGGGGLQEPEAPAGSLLPSALAADPLRAPFLPQPLEGQQRVKSAPSHRERGPLQPPRPPAALLGACPEPPGAAEPRMRHRSPAGV, encoded by the exons ATGGCAGCCATCATTCTTGGCCAAGCGCGGGCGCATCCTCCCGGGCGCGCCTCCCGCTGGGCCCCTCGGGACTGGCCGGGCCCGCCTCCGCAGCTGCAGTCTCGCCGGGCTCGCGGCAGGTGGCCCCGCATCTGGGTGCCCACGCCCCAGAGCCAGCGGGGAGCGCGGGCGGATTGGATGAGCAAGGTCCCCCCGGGAGGGTACCCCCGCCTCACTCCGCACGCGCGGCGCAG GTCGGGGCGGACTGCCCAGCTCGCGGCCGGGGGAGGGGTCCTGGGGCGCCCCCTCCCTCGCCCAGATTCACCCCAGGGCCAGCCCCGGCGCCCGGGCCCGCGGGCTGCGCGCTCTGCGGCTGCGAAAACCCGGAGAGGCGGATCGGAGCGCGCTCGCAGCCAACTCCTCCGCGGTCCGGCAGCCGCGCTGGGCATGCTCAGTGCGGCCGCCGCGCCGCCGTCCGCCAACTCGGAAGCTCGCGCTCCTCGGCCGTGGGGGCGAGAACGCCGGCGGCGGCGAGCCGGCGTCGTCCGCCACCCCCGGACAGCGGCAAACTTCGCGGCGTCCCCGGAGCTCGCCCGGGCGAGACTGCTACCTTACAAGCCGGATCAAACCCAgtcccccccgccgcccccatcCCAGCCCGAATCATGGAGGCTGCGGCCGCCGAAGTGCTGCCGCTGCCGGCAGCCCCTGCCCACTAGCGGGGGACCAACAGGTAAACCGtcggtggcgggggcggggggcgccgcGGTCGGGGTgagggcggggggcggcgggctGCAGGAGCCCGAGGCGCCCGCGGGCTCGCTGCTCCCGTCGGCGCTCGCCGCCGACCCCCTTCGCGcccccttcctcccccagcccctggagggGCAGCAAAGGGTTAAGTCGGCCCCGAGCCACCGCGAGCGCGGCCCCCTCCAGCCGCCGCGGCCGCCAGCCGCGCTGCTCGGCGCCTGCCCGGAGCCGCCGGGGGCAGCGGAGCCGCGGATGCGCCACCGGAGCCCGGCCGGCGTCTAG